Genomic DNA from Vagococcus luciliae:
CGGTACTTCTAAGGCATGTAGCATTTTAATACAAGAAACAGCTGTTGGTGATGAGGCAAAACCACATAGACCTATTCTCACGCACATTATAGTCACACCACATAATAGTGTGTTTCTTACACCAATTTTTCTCATGATGATTGGGACAACACCCAACATAATTGCTTCACAAAATACTTGAATCGCATTCAACGTACCATACATTTTTTCACCTGCTGCTGATGTTGAAAATAAACTAGTGTAAAAACCTGGAAACATTTGTTGATCAAATACATTATAAAATGTCCATGTAAAAACAATAAAAATAATAATTGCCCATAGTTGCGGTAATCTAAGTAATCCAAACATCTCTTTCAAAGACGGGACACTGCTTGATTCTGCCTGCTTATCTTCAAATTCTTTGCTAGCTATTTTCTCAGCTTTAGGTTTCCATAACAATAAATTAAGTAATAATAATAAGCCAAAAAATGATCCAGCCCAGAAATTTAAGTTAGGATTCTTCACAAAAAGGAAACCGGCTAATAACGCAACAATCGCATACCCAAATGATCCCCATGCTCTAGCTTGACCATACTCAAAATCAAACAAACGGCTAAATCTTTCGGTCACCGCTTCAAAAATTCCAACTGATGATAGAAAACCAGCAGATAAAACAACTGCTCCAACAAGTATTCCTAAATTAAAATTACTCTTTAATAATGGTCCATAAACCCATATGAAAAATGGACCTACAAGTGTTGCTATACACGCTGAAAAGATTAATAGTGTTCGTTTGATGTACAACTTATCTTGTAGTGTACCGTAGACAAACATAAAAATTAATGTTACTAATGAATTGGCTGAAAAAATCGTTCCGACAGCGCTACCACTTAATCCCAAACCACTAGACTCAGATGTCAACCATAATTGGAAGAATGACCACCATACTCCCCATGAAGCAAAAAATAGCAGTAATGTTAACGAACTTTGTAAATAAGATGGATTTTTAAATGATTCTTTGAATTTTGACATATCAGTTTCCCCCGATGATAATATATTCTTCCAGTTATAGCAACCGGTTAACATTTTTTGAAAAGCGCTTTCTATATTTAAGAGTATAAATTAAATCCGCTTTCATGTCAACCGGATAACATGTTGTTTTTATGATTTTTTTGTAAAAAAATGAACAATAATTATAGTCTTCTATACTTGTTAGAAAGATATTCCTTCATATTACAAAAAATATTAAATTATCTCTAATATCTATTTCATTAAAATCAACCTCTTCTGACCCAACTTCCTTCATTAATAGTTAGTTATTCATTAAATTTTGAATCATTTGATATCCTTATTTTTAAAGCATTACAATCTATCTGATTACCTAACTGAATAGTAAATAATTTCTTATTATATTCATTAGATTTTTTATCAATAATTTAATGAAGTCCACTTTTGGTTTCAAGGTTAAATGTTTACTGAACATATCGTTCATTTAATTGTTTTTATATTCTACTAACTAAAAAACTATTATTGATTAAAGAAATTGATAATTATTCTGAAAATTTAAATTATGTTTTTCAATTATTAAACAAGTATGATAAAATAGTGAGAAATCATTGATTAGGAAGTGGATTATATGAAGCAAAAAACGATTGTACCAAAAGATTACCAATCCTCATTGTCAGTTTATGACACGCAAAAGGCAATTGGCTTAACAAAACATTGGTTTGAAGAAGCTCTAACAGGTAGTTTAAAACTAAAAAGAGTCTCTGCTCCTCTATTTGTAGATGCAACATCTGGATTGAATGACAATCTAAACGGTGTTGAAAGGCCTGTACAATTTGACGTTCCTGCTTTAGATACTCCAGCAGAAGTAGTTCATTCTCTAGCAAAATGGAAACGTACAGCATTAAAACAGTATGATTTTCATGTAGGAAATGGAATCTATACTGACATGAATGCCATTAGACGTGATGAAGAGTTAGACAATTTACACTCTATTTATGTGGATCAATGGGATTGGGAGCGAGTTATTTCTAGAGATCAACGTAATTTGGATTATTTAAAACAAACTGTTCAGCAAATTGTAAATGCCATTATTGAAACATCTAGTCGTTTGCACACTAAATATCCTGCTTTATCTATTGAACTGGATAGCAACATATCGTTTATCACAACACAAGAATTAGAAAACTTATATCCTGATTTCAATGATAAAGAACGCGAACAAGCTTATGTAAAAGAGCACCCAACAACATTTATTATGCAAATCGGAGATAAATTATTGAGCGGAAAACCGCATGATGGTCGTTCTCCTGACTACGATGATTGGCAATTAAATGGAGACTTACTATTTTGGCATGAACCACTACAAACTGCTGTGGAAATATCTAGTATGGGGATTCGTGTGGACGAAACTTCATTAAAAGAACAGTTAGAAAAAGCCAATGCAACTGATCGGCTGAAATACCCGTACCATCAACAAATTTTAGCAAATGAACTACCGTTAACTATTGGTGGTGGAATTGGTCAAAGTCGTTTATGCTTATTATTACTTGAAAAAGTACATATTGGTGAAGTTCAGGTATCATTATGGGATGAAGAGACAATTGAAGCATGCCGAGGAAAAATAAACTTATTATAACAAAAAAGCACTTTAGGAAATTTTTCCCAAAGTGCTTTTATTTTTTTCTAATTAATTCAATTGATTGATAAGAAGGTTTAGGATTAAGAAATGAATTAACAGTTTGCCAATTTTTTTCATTATTTTTTGCCCAATAATCCATCACAGCTCCTATACAAATACAAATTGGAGATACTTCTTTATTTATGATTGATAGCTTATAGTAGTCCTCTTTAAATGATGTATATTTATTCATCCGCATCATTCGCTCTTTTAACGAATAAATTCGATAGGATTGTTTTCCAACATTAGCTAAAACTAACCAATTCAGCTGCTTGACTAAATAAATATCACGATTAAATGAAAATAATCTACCTAAAGAGCCAACTTTTTGTTGCCTATCATACAAATCAAAATGAGATGGAAAAGCATATGTCGTTTGTTTAACTGTTGCTAAAACATCCCCTTCCATACTATATACTGATAATACGTCTCCTTTCACACCCCAACGTCCAACCAAAATATACACTGGTTTATCTTTGGTATCCTTAATCACTGTCCGAACATTAGCGGAAAGAACATATTCTTTAATGTAGAATGTCTCCATTGCTATCAACTTCCTTTAATCAAAATCTTTTTTTCTAAAGATTTTCTTCAATTGCACGCAATATTGCTTTACCCACACCATCTTCAACATTTGTATCTGTTTGATACTTAGCAACTTCTTTTACTTTATCTTCAGCATTTCCCATGGCAAAGCTCACTCCTGCTACTTCCAACATAGGTAAATCGTTAAAATTATCACCAATTGTAAAGACTTCATCCATAGAAATGCCACGTTTTTCAGCGATATATTTTACAGCATTTCCTTTTGTTGCATCAACATGATTAATTTCTAAATTATTCACACCAGATGATGTCACATGAACATTCATTAATTTATGAAGTTTTTCTAAAGCTGGCTCAAATCTCTTAGCTCCCTCTTCATTAAACGCAATCACTTTTAAAATGTCTACTTCAGGATCATCAACTAACGTATCGTAATGTTCTGTATAGTTAACAGGTAGCATTTTTAACTGCGTTGAAGCCATAGCAATCGCCATTTTAAACGTTAAATGAGGAATATTTTCAGATAAAAGAATCGCAAACTTTTCAATTCGTTGTGCTTCATTATTCGAATACACACCTTCTGTTGTCATTAACTCATAATATAGGTCTTCTTCTTCTAAAATTTTCATAGCCTCTTTAACTGTTTCTTTTTCTAAACTAACAGTATGTAAGACATTATCAAACTCATCAAAGATTTGTGCACCATTACCAGTAATCATGCCACAATGAATACCTGCCTCATTTAAAACTGGCCGAGCTTCCGAATAACCTCTACCTGTTGCTACCATAAACTCAATACCATTTTCTGCAGCTGTTTTAATAGCTTGTTTATTTAATTCTGAAATGTCTAGATGAGATGATAAAAGCGTGCCATCCATATCAGATGCGATTAATTTAATCATAATATACCTCCTAGTTTTTTTATTATTATTAGTGTACCATTTTTTTTTGAAAGATACATTTATAATAAAAAAATTATGATAAACTAAACAATAGAGGTGAAAAAATGTTAAAAGACTTAATTCAAACAGACTGGCAAGATATATTGCATGATGAGTTACAAACCGACTATGTGAAAAATTTAGAACTTTTTTTAGAAAAAGAATACCAATCAAAAACCATTTTTCCTGATAAAAAAAATATTTTTAGTGCTTTAAATTACACTCCATTCAGTAAAACAAAAGTCGTTATTTTAGGACAAGATCCCTATCATGGAGATAATCAAGCTCACGGACTTAGTTTTTCTGTACTACCAGGAACTAAGATACCGCCTTCTTTAGTGAACATTTTTAAAGAATTAGCTGATGATTGTAAAATGGATATTCCTAGTAATGGTTACTTAGTTCCTTGGTCAAAACAAGGCGTTTTATTACTTAATACAGTCCTAACTGTTGAAAAAGGAAAAGCTCATTCGCATAAAAACAAAGGATGGGAAAACTTCACAAACTGTATAATAAAATCGTTGAACAAAAAAGAGAACCCTATCATTTTTGTCCTTTGGGGTAAACCCGCTCAACAAAAAAAACAGTTAATTGATCAAACAAAACACATCATTATCGAAGCTCCACACCCTAGTCCACTATCGGCATATAGGGGTTTCTTTGGCTCAAAGCCATTTTCTAAAATAAATAATAGTTTAAAAGAAACAAATCAACAACCGATAAATTGGACGTTATCCTAAACTGTACTAATAAAATAAAAAAATCTGTTTTATTTTTATTAAAAATTTATTTGGTGTTATTATGTTTTACCTAAGTTTTTTCGAAAAAACAGAACAAAATACTGTTCTTTTTGTTCATAAACATGATATGATAGACATGTGAAAAAAGTATAAGAAAATTGGAGGATGTTTTCGTGGAATTATTTGACCAACTTAAACATAAAATTATTAACAAAAATATACGTATGGTTTTTCCTGAGCCAACAGATGAACGCGTTTTAGGTGCTGCTGTTCGTTTAAAATCAGATAACTTAATCGAGCCTGTCTTAATTGGTAAGCCTGAAGAAATCAAAGAATTGGCTGCTTCTCGTGGTTTAAGTGT
This window encodes:
- a CDS encoding MFS transporter codes for the protein MSKFKESFKNPSYLQSSLTLLLFFASWGVWWSFFQLWLTSESSGLGLSGSAVGTIFSANSLVTLIFMFVYGTLQDKLYIKRTLLIFSACIATLVGPFFIWVYGPLLKSNFNLGILVGAVVLSAGFLSSVGIFEAVTERFSRLFDFEYGQARAWGSFGYAIVALLAGFLFVKNPNLNFWAGSFFGLLLLLNLLLWKPKAEKIASKEFEDKQAESSSVPSLKEMFGLLRLPQLWAIIIFIVFTWTFYNVFDQQMFPGFYTSLFSTSAAGEKMYGTLNAIQVFCEAIMLGVVPIIMRKIGVRNTLLCGVTIMCVRIGLCGFASSPTAVSCIKMLHALEVPMFILPMFRYFTLHFDTKLSATLYMIGFQIAAQVGQVILSTPLGILRDKVGYQSTFRIISMIVLVAGVYAFFILKKDDQDVQGDPFIRG
- the asnA gene encoding aspartate--ammonia ligase, with amino-acid sequence MKQKTIVPKDYQSSLSVYDTQKAIGLTKHWFEEALTGSLKLKRVSAPLFVDATSGLNDNLNGVERPVQFDVPALDTPAEVVHSLAKWKRTALKQYDFHVGNGIYTDMNAIRRDEELDNLHSIYVDQWDWERVISRDQRNLDYLKQTVQQIVNAIIETSSRLHTKYPALSIELDSNISFITTQELENLYPDFNDKEREQAYVKEHPTTFIMQIGDKLLSGKPHDGRSPDYDDWQLNGDLLFWHEPLQTAVEISSMGIRVDETSLKEQLEKANATDRLKYPYHQQILANELPLTIGGGIGQSRLCLLLLEKVHIGEVQVSLWDEETIEACRGKINLL
- a CDS encoding LURP-one-related/scramblase family protein → METFYIKEYVLSANVRTVIKDTKDKPVYILVGRWGVKGDVLSVYSMEGDVLATVKQTTYAFPSHFDLYDRQQKVGSLGRLFSFNRDIYLVKQLNWLVLANVGKQSYRIYSLKERMMRMNKYTSFKEDYYKLSIINKEVSPICICIGAVMDYWAKNNEKNWQTVNSFLNPKPSYQSIELIRKK
- a CDS encoding Cof-type HAD-IIB family hydrolase, which produces MIKLIASDMDGTLLSSHLDISELNKQAIKTAAENGIEFMVATGRGYSEARPVLNEAGIHCGMITGNGAQIFDEFDNVLHTVSLEKETVKEAMKILEEEDLYYELMTTEGVYSNNEAQRIEKFAILLSENIPHLTFKMAIAMASTQLKMLPVNYTEHYDTLVDDPEVDILKVIAFNEEGAKRFEPALEKLHKLMNVHVTSSGVNNLEINHVDATKGNAVKYIAEKRGISMDEVFTIGDNFNDLPMLEVAGVSFAMGNAEDKVKEVAKYQTDTNVEDGVGKAILRAIEENL
- a CDS encoding uracil-DNA glycosylase produces the protein MLKDLIQTDWQDILHDELQTDYVKNLELFLEKEYQSKTIFPDKKNIFSALNYTPFSKTKVVILGQDPYHGDNQAHGLSFSVLPGTKIPPSLVNIFKELADDCKMDIPSNGYLVPWSKQGVLLLNTVLTVEKGKAHSHKNKGWENFTNCIIKSLNKKENPIIFVLWGKPAQQKKQLIDQTKHIIIEAPHPSPLSAYRGFFGSKPFSKINNSLKETNQQPINWTLS